CCGATGACGTAATCGAGAGCGCCTTGGCGACATCGGCGACGGCCAGGCGCTCTTGCGCCGCCCGCCGGTCCAATACGACCTTCACCTCGGCCGGATCGACGAGGACGGATTTGAACCCGAGGCCCGCGTCCAGCAGCTCGATCCGATCCAGGGCACCTTCCAGAACCAGCCGGATGATATCGAGGGTGGGCCAGCGCGCCGCCTCGGAGGCCTCGATCATGTTCATCATTCCCACGCCGGGCCGTTCCACCTGCCGGCCCCGGGCGCGAAGCCGTTCGAGCAAGCGGTCGAGATCTTCAACCGCAACGTTGCTCAGCACCCCGGAGGCCCGCGCCCTGTCCGGCGCGATCTGGACGATGATACCCTGCCGTACCAGCCGCTCTGCCTGGGTCCGGTGGCAATTGATGTAGGCGGGGATGTCCTTCACCGGGATCGAATTCTGAATCCGGTCGGCCAGCGCCTCGCCCAGTTCGACATCGACGGTGGCCATGCCATCCAGCTGATCCTCGTCAGCCGCAGGCAAGAGGCCGGTGCGCACCAACGCGCGGTTCAGGGTCCGGATATGAATGCCGCTGGCCTTCGAGAGGCTCTGGACGGAGTGGCGACGGCGCGCCTCGAGCACCTGGTCAAAGACCCGCGTTCCCGGGGCAATCGCCATCGCGTCGAGGATATAGTCGCGCAAGGCATCCGCGATCGGGCCCGGGTCTTTCTGGTTCTTCCGGAATTGCAGCCACTGGTAGAGGCGTCCGAACACCGCTTGCGGCCCACCTTTGCCCCCGGCATCCCGGAAACGCTTATGGATGAGGGCGAAAGCCTCGTGCAGCCCCCCTACACCGCGCTCGGCATGGTCGAACCCGGCGCCCCCCGCCTCGTCCCATTGCGCCTCGGTCAGCCCGGGCAGGTCGATGCGTGCCTCGTGAAGCAGCGCGACGCCGAGCATTTCACAGGCCCGGCTGGCCTGGTCGATCTGCTGCCCGTCAAGCCAGGCGGGGCCACGCGCCCCCGCAAGCCGCGCCTCGACATAGCGCTGCAAGGGCGATGCCGCCCTCGTCGGAGCATCCTTGGCCTGCCAGGTGAGAACAGCATCCTCCGGGGCCACCAGCGCCATGTCCTGGAACGTCTCGGCGTAAAAGCCGATCTTGTGTCGCACCAGCGGAATCCGATGACGCGGGCAGGTCCGCACTGGAGCGAAGCCCCAGTTCAAGCGGCCGACCCGTGCGCCGCCGGGCGCATCATCCTCCAGGAGGCAGGCCGGACAATAGGTCGTCCGGTCCCGGCCGATGAATTCCGCCGAGAAGACCTCGCCGCGATACTGGTAGAGCCGGGTCCCGATCCGCCGATAGGCCGCCAGGCTGAGCACCTCCTGCGGCACACCGGCAAGACCGGCAAGGCGCTCCAGGGCGACCGGCGTCGCATCGAGCACCTCCTTTCTGTTGAGCTCGATGGTGTTGAGAAACTGGAAGGGGCCGCCCCCCAGATGGAAGCGCGACACGCGCCCCACCCAGGAGACGAGGCTCTCGCCCTCGAGAACTGGCAGAACAGGCAACATCACCATGGCCTACGCCTTCTCAAGGATCTTCAGCTGGCGCGCCGTCCGCGCCGCTTCGTATTGCGCGGCCTCCTCGTCGAGCACGACCGAACTCCAGTCCGGAACGACGAAGACATTTTCGTCCCAGGGGCAGCCTTCCTTCATGCCCCAGGCTTCGGCGAAGTGCTCGATCCCCAACCTGTCGCCACCCTCCCTGAGCGCGCACTCGATCGCGTCGATGAGGGTCTCGATCGCCCGGCCGAAGCGTTTGCGGCTGGCATGGATCAGCCGGCCGGCCAGGTCTCCCGTCAGGTCGGGCGCCAGGCCGGCCTCGGCGCAATAGGACCGGATGAGATCCTCGAGGTCCGCGTTGTCCGCGCCCTGCTGCAGGTCCGGCGGGAAGATCTTGCTGAAGCGCCGGCTGACCTGCGGGTCGAAGCTCGTGATCCCCTTCAGCCGCTCGGTGCCGCTGAGAATGACGATCACGGCGCTGTCACCCTGCATGAGCGATTTCAGCGTCTTGAGCATTTCGTCGATCTCGCGCGCCGACCCGGACAGGAAGAGGTCGTGCGCCTCGTCGATCCAGAGGACGGCAATGCCCAACAGCGACATCCGGTGCCGCGCAATCCGGAACATCTCCCATGCGGGCGTCCGCTCGGACACGTCCTCAACCCCCACGGCCTTCAGGATGGCTTTCCCGATCCGTTTCTGGGTCGCCGGGTTCGGAACCGTGACCTCCACATAGCGCGCCATGCCGGTTTCGGGGTCCAGCCCAAGGCTCGGGATGCTGGCAAGGAGGCGGCGGATCGCCGTGGTCTTCCCGCCGCCGGCCGCCTCGATCAGCGCGATACCACGGGTTTCGAGGTTGGCGGTGAAGCGCACCGGAACCGGCAGGAAATTGCCATCCTCGTCAAGCTCGAGAAGGCGGGAGAGGTGATCTTTCAGCGACAGATCGCGCTGGTTGGTCTCGATGTGAATGTTCCGCAGGGCGGCGAGGGTGTTGCGAATTTCGCGGGGGTTACGGGGCATCGCGTGTCTCCTTGGTGGTATTGGAACTGGGGGGATCGGGATCGACTTGCCGGTGCGGCCGCCTCATGCGTCAGGCACACTTCGCCCGGTCACCGCAGGCGCTTGTGCGGCGTCTCCGGTCACGCGGGAGGCGTGTCCCTTCGGCACGGACCACCCGGACGGGCGGTCGGCCTCAACGGTCCTTCGATATCTCTTGCTGTATGTGGTCAGCGCGGACCCATCGTCCGCCTGATCGCAGCTCCTTGCCTGCTACGTCTTCCCGGCCATTTGCCGGTGGGCTTCGTCATCAGGTCACCCGACCTGAACGGAACATTAGCTCTTTTCTTGCAGGCGAAAGGAATTTCCTAAGAAAGATGCTCGGGGGCACGGAGATTTCCCCCAAGTCATTGTAATAAAATGGGAACTTTTCTTAGGCGACGTGATGGCAACGCGGCCAGGATTGGCCAGGCTTCGGCGTTGGAGATGTTCTACTCCTTCGCGCCCAGGGTCAGCGCTCCGAATGAATCCACGCGATCCCCTGGGCCCGAGCGGTTGGGCTGATTGCGAGAATACTCACGCGAGAGTCGAGATATGAAACCTCCGCCGCAGGCAACCGCCCAGCCCATGCCGACATGGGTGCCGTTGCCCTTCGTGTTGGGAACCTTCGCCCTGACCTTGGACATCCTGGGCAGCTACATCCTGTCTCACAAGGCCACCTGGGCCCCGGCGATTGCCGCGGTCACGCTGATCCTTGTCCGGAGCGGATGGCGCGGGCGGCGGGTCGTTCTTTCGCGGCGGTTGCTCCGGCGCTGTGCCCGGTCTGGTGGCTGTTCATCCTCGCTGGGCTGCCGTTGATGTTCATGGCCGGGTCGCTGTTCAAGGGCGGGCCACTGTTGGCACTCCTGCCGCCCGGAGGCGCCGGGACGGTGCTGGCGCTGAGGGGATGATGCTGCTTCTCGGCCGGATCCAAAAACGTGCCCTCTCACTCAAGACGCAATTGGGCAATCCGTGCGCGGACTTGCGAGCCTGTATCATCGCTGTCTGACGAGATGGCGACCCCGACGAGGCTTCCGGGGGCCTCACCAAAAGCGCGACGATGGTCGCGGGCAAGGTCGACGCGCTCGGCAGCGGACCCGGTTCCCGACATCCTCTTGATTATGCTTCGCCCGCGCGGTCCCAGATACGGGCTTGGCAGGATCTCCTCTCGCGGATGGGCGCCACCCCAGATGTACATCAGGACACGGACGTTGGGGTCATCGAGAAGTGTACGGACGCCGCTTCCCTGGACGTCCTGCGCCACCTGCTCTGGCAGGAAAACGAAATACAGCGACAGGTTCCGGTCGTCGCCGCCCTTTCGGGTCAGATCGGTCGGAGGAACCGATTTCTCGACGTCCCATGTCCAGGACGCCTGGCGGGTCCGCCACAGGGACGACGGAAGCGCTGTCCAAAGAAGCGAGACCGTGCCATCAGACCGCACAGCGAGGCTGGT
This genomic window from Rhodovulum sp. ES.010 contains:
- a CDS encoding DUF3047 domain-containing protein, with amino-acid sequence MTALVSILSIAAVPVAAREIAFDRGWKEQRFSLFSGNQYAPKGTSLAVRSDGTVSLLWTALPSSLWRTRQASWTWDVEKSVPPTDLTRKGGDDRNLSLYFVFLPEQVAQDVQGSGVRTLLDDPNVRVLMYIWGGAHPREEILPSPYLGPRGRSIIKRMSGTGSAAERVDLARDHRRAFGEAPGSLVGVAISSDSDDTGSQVRARIAQLRLE
- a CDS encoding TniB family NTP-binding protein; the encoded protein is MPRNPREIRNTLAALRNIHIETNQRDLSLKDHLSRLLELDEDGNFLPVPVRFTANLETRGIALIEAAGGGKTTAIRRLLASIPSLGLDPETGMARYVEVTVPNPATQKRIGKAILKAVGVEDVSERTPAWEMFRIARHRMSLLGIAVLWIDEAHDLFLSGSAREIDEMLKTLKSLMQGDSAVIVILSGTERLKGITSFDPQVSRRFSKIFPPDLQQGADNADLEDLIRSYCAEAGLAPDLTGDLAGRLIHASRKRFGRAIETLIDAIECALREGGDRLGIEHFAEAWGMKEGCPWDENVFVVPDWSSVVLDEEAAQYEAARTARQLKILEKA
- a CDS encoding TniQ family protein, with protein sequence MVMLPVLPVLEGESLVSWVGRVSRFHLGGGPFQFLNTIELNRKEVLDATPVALERLAGLAGVPQEVLSLAAYRRIGTRLYQYRGEVFSAEFIGRDRTTYCPACLLEDDAPGGARVGRLNWGFAPVRTCPRHRIPLVRHKIGFYAETFQDMALVAPEDAVLTWQAKDAPTRAASPLQRYVEARLAGARGPAWLDGQQIDQASRACEMLGVALLHEARIDLPGLTEAQWDEAGGAGFDHAERGVGGLHEAFALIHKRFRDAGGKGGPQAVFGRLYQWLQFRKNQKDPGPIADALRDYILDAMAIAPGTRVFDQVLEARRRHSVQSLSKASGIHIRTLNRALVRTGLLPAADEDQLDGMATVDVELGEALADRIQNSIPVKDIPAYINCHRTQAERLVRQGIIVQIAPDRARASGVLSNVAVEDLDRLLERLRARGRQVERPGVGMMNMIEASEAARWPTLDIIRLVLEGALDRIELLDAGLGFKSVLVDPAEVKVVLDRRAAQERLAVADVAKALSITSSGVRHLVSCPDRDGRPFLVPETVKNSKGAVRHYFTQAEIDRFRATYVTLAELVASRGQSAKAIRKALAEAGIAPIMPRPKLEAYVYRRSDI